The Martelella sp. AD-3 genome includes a region encoding these proteins:
- a CDS encoding TlpA disulfide reductase family protein produces the protein MTKKSRKSPISARLVLIALVAGLIAGAVAVYVKNTFTGNGAGELATAGQCESAVATADALKPLSKGEVAAFIPAEKPRPMQNLAFNSDAGATSLSAFTGKTVLMNLWATWCVPCREEMPALDELEAEMGSDDFEVVAVNIDTGSDEKPKTFLDEIGISSLAFYRDGTMGVFNTLKKDGLAFGLPSTILIDGNGCLLGSMNGPAEWASDDAKALVGTAIGR, from the coding sequence ATGACGAAGAAGAGCCGCAAGAGCCCCATCTCCGCCAGACTTGTTCTTATCGCGCTTGTTGCCGGGCTCATCGCCGGCGCTGTGGCGGTATACGTGAAAAATACGTTCACTGGCAATGGCGCGGGCGAACTGGCGACAGCCGGACAGTGCGAAAGCGCGGTTGCAACCGCTGACGCGCTGAAACCATTGTCGAAAGGCGAGGTCGCGGCCTTCATTCCCGCCGAAAAGCCGCGCCCGATGCAGAACCTCGCCTTCAATTCCGATGCCGGCGCGACATCGCTTTCCGCCTTCACGGGCAAGACCGTGCTGATGAACCTCTGGGCCACCTGGTGCGTGCCCTGCCGCGAGGAAATGCCGGCGCTTGATGAACTCGAAGCCGAAATGGGCAGCGATGATTTCGAGGTCGTCGCCGTCAATATCGACACGGGCTCCGACGAGAAGCCGAAGACATTCCTCGACGAGATCGGCATCTCCTCGCTCGCCTTCTACCGCGACGGGACCATGGGCGTGTTCAACACGCTGAAAAAGGACGGCCTCGCCTTCGGCCTGCCCTCGACCATCCTGATTGACGGGAACGGCTGCCTGCTCGGTTCCATGAACGGCCCGGCCGAATGGGCAA
- the argH gene encoding argininosuccinate lyase, which produces MASDNSTSNTMWGGRFASGPDAIMEEINASIDFDKALYNEDIDGSIAHATMLAEKGIISEEDKVSILEGLSTIRREIDEGRFAFSRQLEDIHMNIESRLRELIGAAAGRLHTARSRNDQVALDFRLWVKKELIKTEAALTRLIGVFLARAEEHAETVMPGFTHLQTAQPVTFGHHCMAYVEMFGRDRKRVRHAIEHLDESPIGAAALAGTGFAIDRHMTAEALGFSGGPTRNSIDTVSDRDFALEFLSVAAICSTHLSRLAEEIVIWSTPQFNFVRLSDSFSTGSSIMPQKKNPDAAELVRAKTGRVNGALVALLTVMKGLPLAYSKDMQEDKEQVFDAAKSLDLAIAAMTGMIGDLTVNTASMKAAAGSGFSTATDLADWLVREAGLPFRDAHHATGRAVALAEKKGCDLAGLTLEELQEINSAITDGIFDVLTVEASVASRKSFGGTAPDEVRKQIAWWRERV; this is translated from the coding sequence ATGGCTTCCGACAACAGCACCTCGAATACAATGTGGGGCGGGCGTTTCGCCTCCGGCCCCGACGCGATCATGGAGGAGATAAATGCCTCCATCGATTTCGACAAGGCTCTCTATAACGAGGATATCGACGGCTCGATCGCCCATGCGACCATGCTTGCCGAAAAGGGCATCATTTCGGAAGAGGACAAGGTCTCAATTCTGGAGGGCCTTTCAACAATTCGTCGTGAGATCGACGAGGGACGTTTCGCCTTCTCGCGCCAGCTCGAAGATATTCACATGAATATCGAATCGCGCCTGCGCGAGCTGATCGGGGCCGCCGCCGGGCGACTGCACACGGCGCGTTCGCGCAATGATCAGGTGGCGCTCGATTTTCGTCTGTGGGTGAAGAAAGAGCTCATCAAGACGGAGGCCGCGCTGACGCGCCTCATCGGCGTGTTTCTCGCCCGCGCCGAAGAACATGCCGAGACGGTGATGCCGGGCTTCACCCATCTGCAGACCGCCCAGCCCGTCACCTTCGGCCATCATTGCATGGCCTATGTCGAAATGTTTGGCCGCGATCGCAAGCGCGTGCGCCACGCGATCGAACATCTGGACGAAAGCCCGATCGGCGCCGCGGCGCTCGCGGGCACGGGCTTTGCCATCGACCGGCACATGACGGCCGAAGCGCTCGGCTTTTCCGGCGGACCGACGCGCAACTCCATCGACACGGTATCGGATCGCGACTTCGCGCTGGAATTTCTGTCTGTCGCCGCAATCTGCAGCACGCATCTTTCGCGTCTTGCCGAGGAGATCGTCATCTGGTCGACGCCGCAGTTCAATTTCGTTCGGTTGTCCGACAGTTTCTCCACCGGTTCTTCGATCATGCCGCAGAAGAAGAACCCCGATGCCGCCGAACTGGTGCGCGCCAAGACCGGCCGCGTCAACGGCGCGCTGGTAGCGCTTCTGACGGTGATGAAGGGTCTGCCGCTCGCCTATTCCAAGGACATGCAGGAAGACAAGGAACAGGTCTTCGACGCCGCAAAGAGCCTCGATCTGGCGATTGCCGCCATGACCGGCATGATCGGCGATCTGACGGTGAACACGGCCTCGATGAAGGCTGCCGCCGGTTCCGGCTTCTCCACCGCCACCGACCTTGCCGACTGGCTGGTACGCGAGGCGGGGCTGCCCTTCCGCGACGCCCATCACGCGACCGGCCGCGCCGTTGCGCTTGCCGAAAAGAAGGGCTGCGACCTCGCCGGACTGACGCTGGAAGAGCTTCAGGAGATCAATTCGGCGATCACGGACGGCATCTTCGATGTGCTGACGGTCGAGGCCTCGGTGGCCAGCCGCAAGAGCTTCGGCGGCACGGCGCCGGACGAGGTGAGAAAGCAGATTGCCTGGTGGCGCGAGCGCGTTTGA
- a CDS encoding lipoprotein has protein sequence MRKDRIAVAALLASALVLTACGRRGPLEVPPATPKQVEREAQSANTPAIRIAPNDKPVILDGSGDNVVNAGPDAAVDGEPFILDSLLN, from the coding sequence ATGAGAAAAGACAGGATCGCCGTTGCGGCATTATTGGCGAGCGCACTGGTGCTGACCGCCTGCGGGCGGCGTGGCCCGCTGGAAGTGCCGCCGGCAACGCCCAAACAGGTAGAGCGCGAGGCGCAGAGCGCCAATACGCCGGCCATCCGCATCGCGCCGAACGACAAGCCGGTCATCCTCGACGGATCCGGCGACAATGTCGTCAATGCCGGGCCGGATGCCGCCGTCGATGGCGAGCCCTTCATTCTCGATTCCCTTCTCAACTAG